The stretch of DNA ATGCTTTCTACATCCAGTAGAATGTTCAAAAAAATGATGAGCATGAATAACTTTGCCTTGTGCCTGATATTAAGAGAAAGGTATGTAGCCTTTCACCGGAAAAGATGATGTCAGCTGTCAATTTCTTATAGACTTCTCTTTTGCAGGATGAGGAAATTCCTTTTTATCCCTAGTTTGACGAGATTTCACTGAGACTGCATGCTGAACGCCACCAAATGCCTTTTGCACCCATTGAGATAAGCTTTTCCTTACTTGTCAATACACTGAATAACATTTACTGAATGACTCCAATTCTGGAGTCTATGGTGTCAGGCAGATAGCTTCAGAACACATTTAGGGTAACTTGGAACATGGTCGTTTATTTTCAGCTACAAATTAACCTTTAGAAAATTTCCCTGAAAGCTGAATTCTAGTGTGTTGCCTGGGGTATTGGGTGGAGCCCTGAAAAAGTCTTACCCTAGTAGTGGGACTAGATTAGTCCCAGGAAAGGTGGCTGTGGACCCACAGggaaaacagtaacaaaataaaaaaataaaaaaaaaacaaaaaaccaagcctAGAAGGGCCAGGCTGATTTGCAGTCAACATTAACTAACCATCACATGTTGACCTTATTCCCATATTTTCTCATAGTTTCTTGTTGTCACAACAAAATGGCTAACAGAAGCGACTTGAGGaacaaaaggtttatttgggctggCAGGTggaggttacagtccatcatggcggggaagtaacaggaagaagtggaggcagctggtcatccACTCTCTGGTGTCGGTTCAGCCTCACTTACAACCACCATTTCTAAATTTGGCTAACACTGCAGTGCCTGCCCAGCCTACCACGCCTTCTGTTGTGAGAAATAGAGAGCGCAGGTGCCAGTGGCTCACCTTCTGTGGGGACAGTGCCTCGCTCAAACTGTCCTCGGCTGCTcgctccttccctctcttcactcACTCTTCAACATAGTGGCTCAGCCAGATTCCCTAAAAGTCATCCCCCAGAGCCTCTGGGAGACACCATCCCATAATGAGCGTATAGGAGCATCGCTGGAAGGGTGGTGAAGGGTTTGTGGTTGTCTCACAAAGCTGGTCTACAAAAACACAATCATTACAAAGTGAACCAAAATTGTGTACACACGCCAATATGCCAACCCTCCTCCCCCACAGGGTTACCTGGAGCTACAGGAAATCCAGGtgaaaagggagagaagggagacgCTGGTGAACTGGGCGCTCCTGGAAATGAGGGCCCACCGGGGCAGAAAGGTGAAAAGGGAGACAAGGGAGATGTGTCCAACGACGTGCTTCTGACAGGTAGGCTGGCCTGGGTTCTCTTGACACCAGGGCACAGAGACCTACCTACCTTGTTCAATCCATGGGCTACCCTGATGACTTTGATCTTCTCTGGCCCTCTGCTCTGCAGCAGGTTCTggaattcttcctttccttgtttgcttGAAACAAGGTCTTCTGTATCCCAAGCTAgtctggaactcgctatgtagcaGAGACTGACCTtgccctgtcctcctgcctccacctcccaagtgttgggactgtagctgtgtaccatcatgcccagcacgGCATTCTGTATTTTCAAAGCTGTGGAGTCTGTCCAGGTGCACAAGTCCGAGTCTGGTATTTAACATGAGTAATTGAACTCATTACCCTGGTGGATAGGGTGTGGTGGCTCCCGCCTGAAATCCCAAgcttggggaggctgaggcagcagagtTGCTTCAAGTTTGACTACACGGTAAGACCAAGGTCACAACGACAGAGGCAGAGTCTGGCTAGGCTCATGGAGTTTCACTGCATTGCTTTCAAATGACAGGGGAGCGTCTCCTCACAGGCATTCTGATTGGCTCTGGGATTGGATGGTAATCAAGCTCCTTCGACGACCagggtgtagctcagtaataaagtgcttgcctaactCGCAAGAGGCCCTGGATTAAATTCCCTAGTACAAGGAGAATGACAGGGAtgggcacggggggggggggggtacaggaAAGGAGGAACGTtaggaagaaacagaggaggtggaaggggaggaggagacgggagaggagaggaagaagaaaggagttcCTTCGGGATTCTAAGCAGTCAGAactgggatcccctggaactgcagtaatggaggccaggctctgctgagagacactggagcTGGGATCCTGCCCTAGTCTCTTATGACCTTAAGTTAACCACTACTCCCTAGCAGAACTCTCCTGAGAGGACCCCACTGCCACCTCACAGAGGGACTTGGAAGAATGAAGGGAAGGTTGACAAAATTCTTGGCACAGATCCTGCATAGACTGGATCATCAGGACCTACTATGGGCTCATCTCTAGGAAGGGGTacacggtgggggggggggtctggtcCAGAGCTGCCCACTTATCTTTCCCTAATGGGAAACCATCTCCATGAAAaccttttctgtttctccctttccttctctctaggTGCCAAAGGTGACCAAGGCCCTCCTGGACCCCCTGGACCCCCTGGACCCCCAGGGCCTCCAGGCCCTCCTGGAAGCAGAAGATCCAAAGGCCCTCGGCAGCCAAATACGTTCAACAGCCAGTGTTCAGGTCGCCAAGCCCTGCCCCCAAGGAACCCACTCCTTGTGCTAATAATCCCTCTTCCAGACTTTGTGAGCAAATTTTGAAATCTAGAGATTTTGTTTAGATGAGATTCCTCCCTGCAGTATGCTCCCAGGAAGTCTGAACACCTACCCTGGGCGTGAGGACTGTGGACAGGCCAGCTCTGAACCACCACCCCTCCCTCTGCACTTATGTCCATGCCAGTTTTCCCTCTTGGCCATACAAacctctccctgctccctggagcgtgttttatttggtttgttttttaattactgttACAACTAAAGAACacagtgttggggggggggggtgcacgcctgtaatcccagcactggggaggcagaggcaggtggatctctgtgatttcgaggccagcctggtctacagagctagtccaggacaggctccaaagctacagagaaaccctgtctcgaaaaacaaaaacaaaaacaaaaaaaagaacacagtgtCACCAGGTCATCTGAGGGCAGCATCTTGAGGGCTAAGCTGTTAACTATAACAACAAATTCCTGAGAGAGTGAAACACTGGAAGATGGTGGAGCAGTCAAACTAGTTAGCTCCCTGCAGAGAATAATTAAAGCATCTCCATCACTATTCttagtgtgtgtgctgggggcaAGTTGAACCCAGAGCCCCATGTCTACCATGTCTAAGCTATATCTGCTGTCCTCTGCCACTCAGTGGCAGATAATATTGCCAGTGTTATATACCTAGTTCTTCTGATTCTTAGATGTAAAAGGGTGTTGGCATCCTTGTGTCTGACTTACAGATGGAAAACAGACAACCAAGGAGCTACCTAGCTCAACTCAGTTCAAAAGTTCCTTAGAAACAAAGGATCATAATAATGGAAAATACTTCAACAGTGGATTTAGAACTTGAGAGGTTACCCAGAATGCCTTTCCTGTCTTAAACCATGAGGGACAACTTGAGCTGTCAGCAGATATGGAGGAGGACCCTGACCTGGGATTCTCTCTGACTTTCTCCAAACAACCACATTGTTTGAAATAGTGTTCTTTCTAGATGTTTTCAGGGAATGAACCCAGCTGTCAGAATGAACCACTACTGGGCAGTGTAGGGCTGGGGATTGCTATAAAGCAAGCAACCAGGAAACATGGTGGATATGCTTAGGACTTTGCAAGGAAGTGGAGGTTATAGATATAAACACCATTATGACAACAGCTTCGACTGCTGCCATTTTAGGTGAGACATGTGCCATACCAAATGATGACACTTTGGTGGGAAAAGCTGATGAGAAAGTAAATGAACGCCATTCTTCACAAACAGGTACAAACCCTGAGCACGCTGGGCTGGGGTGGCACACTGGGCTGGGTGGGCCTCAGTGCTAGGGCACTTCACCAGCCTGCACGGACccctagattcaatccccagcaccacacacaaacatTGTTTGGAAATTCAAAGCTGGAGGCCTTAATTGTCCTAACTGTCGGGTGAgcaactttcttttcttctaacaGAAGCCATGATCACTTCCATTGGAAACCCAGCCCAAGTACTAAAAGTCAGGGAGACTTTTGGGACTTGGATAAGAGAGTCTTCCAACAAGAGTGATGACCGTATCTGGGTGACTGAACATTTCTCAGGTACTCCCTCCAGAGATGGTCCATCTGGTGCTGTGATCTTATCTGTTGCCTATCTTCCTTTGGGCTTATTTATACCCACGTGTTTGAGCTCCCCACTAGGGTTGGTGTATGGCTCTTTATTTTAGAAAGTACAACTGAATGGGAAGACCACTTTCCTATTTTGGATGTGTTGAGTGCAAGCTTTGTAGTCCAGTCCCAGGGACATGACCACTGCAATGTAAACTATccagttggttttgtttgtttggtgtttttgagacagggtttctctgtgtagccctaactgtcctggaccttagtctgtagaccaggctggcctcaaactcacagagactcacctgcctctgcctcccgagtgctgggattacagacgtgcaccaccgccgcccagcattCCAGTTTTAACATAAGAGGCAGAAGGAAATAAACAGAATGACATCTAAGGTTTGATCAAACAACTGTAGCATGGAAGTGATATGAGACAAATTACCACCACACAAGTACTAACCATATGGCTCTAAGACCTGGTGCGTTCAGGGTGATACAGCCTTAGATGTAAAAGACAAATTCTGTGTACACCGTCCATTGTTCTCTGAGTTTCATACCATCCTACGAAGAGTATTTCGGGCCAGGTTTCTCACATATTTGTTGGACAGAGCCCAAGGGAGAAGGCAAAGAGCCATCTCACAGCCATTTCCTTCCCATGTCTGAACGCTCCCCATGTCTGAACGCTCCCCATGTCTGAACCTTCCCATGTCTGAACCTCCCCATGTCTGAACCTTCCCAGGTCTGAACCTTCCCAGGTCTGAACCTTCCCAGGTCTGAACCTTCCCAGGTCTGAACCTTCCCAGGTCTGAACCTTCCCATGTCTGAATGCAGGACCAGTCATACTGTTCCCAAAAGCTGTGACTGAAGTGGCCAGTTGTAGCAACAATGGCCTCGTTCTGGAAGGGTCTGACAGTGCACACTGCCTGAAAAAAGCTAAGAGCTGCTTCTCTACCAAGCTGAGGGTTTGGGgctcaaaggaaaagagaaatgctgACTAGGAGTAGCCATGGTCTTGGCGGGTAGCAAGGGGTGGGAGCCAGCCAGCATAGCTGAGCCAAGTATTTGTTCCTGGGATAGATCTGTGCTGCCTGATTTTATGGCTACTGTAGAGTGGGGTGGGCGGGGCGGGACACATGTTCTCTCAGTAGCCCGACTTTTCACAGGCAGGGCTGTGAGGGCTGGGGGGTGACAGCCTCCCCGTTTCTCTCCTGCAGGAATCATGGTAAAGGAGTTCAAAGACCTGCCAGCACTTCTCAATAGCAGCTTCACCCTCATCCACCTCCCACATTACTTCCATGGCTGTGGGCATGCAGTCTACAACAACTCTCTCTACTACCACAAAGGCGGCTCCAACACCATAGTGAGGTGAGCCCTTGCACCTCTGTGCCCCGCAGTGTCTCCTCACAGGTCTCATACCTGTCTTCTGCAGTTCTTTAGATGTGTTGGGGTGGTCCATCTATTCCTCCGAGTACTGGAGATTAGTCTTGCGCCACCACCAGGCTTGGGTGAGCTGATTGGGTAGGGAACCTGTCCTAAGCCTGGATCTATATCAAGCCACAAGCCTAGAGCAGAAAGAGGGCCTGCAGACACCTCCCCCAGCCCCATGGGGCTAGAGAGCAGTAtagaattccagcactcgggagctgGTACTGCCAAGCCCCTCCCAAGTGCTTGCTCTTTTCTGGTGGCTTTTCAGCTCAGTTCGGGTTGTCTGGTCTGTTTCTGTTTGCCGTGCTTCCAAATGCCTGTCTCAGTCACACACATGCCTTGCCTTCTGCGGTCTGCTGCTCAATGGCGCCCTCTGGTGTTTTCTTTTAGCCTAATATTCTAGATAGACTTACTCCCAGATTTAGGTAGCACTTGAATCGTAATTCACTTTTTGATACTATTTCGGTTTGGAGTCTGAGAAATGAGACCCCCGAAGCTAAGGGACAGGGAATTCCATGCTGTGGTTGTATTTATCAGCCCCTATCGGACAAGAAAATTGTCTTCACAACCTTTGTTCTATCTCTTCTCAGCTGGTGACTTTTCTCTTAATTTaaattgtcttaaaaaaatgGACTATCCAGAAAACTTAGGAGTTTTAAGACCCAAATCTAGGAGTTAGAGATGTATCTCAGTTGAGAGAGTGACTGAAACTCTGGCTTTGATCTCCAGTAGTGCAGAACCTAGGCTTGGTGTTGCTGTgaataatcctagcacttggcaggtgGAGGCGGGAAGATTAGGTGTTCAAGCCatccatcctcagctacatcgCTAATTTGAGGATGGTCTTTAATACCACACTGCTCTCTCCCTTTGCTTCTGATAGCATAGGCTAGTCACTGGCTTTCACAGCCTTGCTGCCTAGAACAGCACCGAAGAGCAATGAGAAGAGGAGCTGCCTGGAGCTTTCTGGCCTGGGTCCGTCACTGATCATTCAATTTTATAAGGATCCTAACAAACCTCCTGTGCCCACAGACATGGCTACTCATCtctaactcatttttttttaaatttttttaaattcagatttgAATTTGGCAAAGAGATACCCCAGACTCTGAAGCTTGAAAATGCTTTGTATTTTGATCGAAAATACCTCTTTGCAAATTCCAAGACTTACTTCAACATAGCTGTGGATGAGAAGGGCATCTGGATTATCTATGCTTCAAGTGTAGATGGCTCAAGCATCCTTGTAGCACAGCTGGATGAGAGGACATTCTCTGTGTCACAACACATCAATACCACGTACCCCAAATCCAAGGCTGGCAATGCCTTCATAGCTCAAGGAATCCTCTACGTCACAGACACCAAAGATATGAGAGTCACGTTTGCCTTTGATCTGTTCAGAGGAAAACAGATCCATGCAAACTTTGATTTTAGAATGTCCCCAACTGTTCTTGCCATGTTATCATACAACATGAGGGATCAGCATTTATACTCATGGGAAGATGGCCATCTGATGCTTTATCCTGTGCGGTTTTCAGCAGCAGCATCAAGCCAGCGATAGGCCGCTGCCTGTTTCTTCATTACACTCCACGTGTTCCCTAGGGCTTGTTCGAGCCCAGCAGAAAGCTTGTTTGTAAAAGATATCCAGGTACTCGGAGCATAACCCCATGCCACAGGACTTGTGCAAGCAGCGACCCCCCTTTAAACTGGGTTGCTTAGATAGCTACAGATTGGAAGTGGAAATGGCTAAAATCTCGCGATTCTTCCTCAGACTTGGAAAGTTGGCTCTCTTCCTTGGGCCTTAGTTTCCCCACTGGTAATATGAAACACCTGAGTATGTTGATAACAATTTCCTCTACCTGCATGAAATTCTGTGATTCTTGGCTGATTATGTATTAGATTGCTTTCTGATTGGTTTTTTCCCCCTACATGTAAACACATTTATCTTCAGCTTGAGGGATGAACTCATCTGTAATGACTTACATTTGATATCTAGAGAAGGCTTACTGGCTCTTAAGGCTTCTAAGGTAACATATTTTCcataatttgatatttttctctgAAGGTGCACCTGTCACCACAGAATGGTCATTCTTTTTTGGCTCCTAAGTACAAATCCAAGATTAGTAAAACCCATGAATAGTTGCGGGCTCAGATCTCTGCATGAAACTGCATCAAGCCCTGCTAGGGGCCTGCCAATTTCTGATCATGCCTATCCCTTTGCTGGGAAGCATAAACACGCATTCCTCAGCTCATGGCCACTTCTGCCAAGGCTACAGGATTGCTATCAGAGTGTTAAACACTAAGTGGGCAATAACCTGGTTAGAACATGGTGGTTTTTCAGAAGCGAGGCATCATTTGCAGTCACTTTCTAGAATGAGGGATGACATCTGGCTCAAAGGCCAGAGCCAGTCTATCCCCCATTCCTGCAAGCGCATCGCATTCCTGCACCTAAGAATCACTCTGAGACCATGACAGCCATGAAGCATGAAAGTTCTAAAAATCCCACATTACTACCCAGTGCTTACCACCCACAGAAGTAAGTGAACCTCCAGTCAGCAAGGTATTCTCTCGCAAATGGTTCTCAAGGTTTGGTCTGTTCCTCTtggacagtaaaaaaaaaaaaaaaagatctagttTCATTGGCTCCTACACACCCTTAAACAGGCATGTTTCCTGCCAAGCCCGTCAGCCTGGCACTGAGTTCCAGGCAGGGCCATGGAGGtcaagaaggagctgagaatttcATTACCCCctgaagacaggaagagaaacaacagaaactaTCCAGGAAAGACTGGACAACAATTTGTTCCAGTGTGTGTGTTCTGAAACATCTTCTCTGGGCCCAAACCCATTCTCGGGGACCTGTGGCCTGCTTTGATCTTTTTAATAGAAACACTTTAAGCTTGGGGTGTACATATTTAACTATTTAAATTTTCCTGACCTCTGCAAACACCCAGGCAGCTGTTAGTGGGGCACTGGCTGAGTTCCCAAGCTAATGGGTCCCAAAGCTTCTCCACTTCTCCACTGGTTGGTCTGCCAGTTGTCACAGCTTTTGAAGATAGTCTCTCAGATTCAGCTGTTGCAATGAGGGGTTCTCCTGTTTTTTCATTGTCTAGTGAATGCTATTGTTCCTTTAAAGTACAAATATGTGATACTGTTTCTGAGTACAGTAAacctatatataaaaataattcccTTACTATTACTTGGTAGTAATGCTGAAAATAGATACAATACTAACTAGACATATATCACAAGCAAAATAGTTTAGTTATTGAATTAGCTTACACAGTTTTGGTATCTGAACTATCAAATATTTTTGTctggttcccctcccccacccccaccccagacagggtttctctgtgtagtttgtgatgcctgtcctggatctctcactctgtataccaggctggcctaaaactcacagagatccacctggctttgcctcctgagcacttggattaaaggcgagtgccaccacctcct from Onychomys torridus chromosome 7, mOncTor1.1, whole genome shotgun sequence encodes:
- the Gldn gene encoding gliomedin — translated: MTRAVERGQGAAGWGLRGALLAVALLSALNAAGTVFVLCQWRGLSAALRALEAQRGREQREDSALRAFLAELSRAPGRVPESPQDPASAARNKRSHSGEPAPHLRAESQDMMMMMTYSMVPIRVMVDLCNSTKGICLTGPPGPPGPPGVGGLPGHNGSDGQPGLQGPKGEKGANGRRGKMGLPGATGNPGEKGEKGDAGELGAPGNEGPPGQKGEKGDKGDVSNDVLLTGAKGDQGPPGPPGPPGPPGPPGPPGSRRSKGPRQPNTFNSQCSGETCAIPNDDTLVGKADEKVNERHSSQTEAMITSIGNPAQVLKVRETFGTWIRESSNKSDDRIWVTEHFSGIMVKEFKDLPALLNSSFTLIHLPHYFHGCGHAVYNNSLYYHKGGSNTIVRFEFGKEIPQTLKLENALYFDRKYLFANSKTYFNIAVDEKGIWIIYASSVDGSSILVAQLDERTFSVSQHINTTYPKSKAGNAFIAQGILYVTDTKDMRVTFAFDLFRGKQIHANFDFRMSPTVLAMLSYNMRDQHLYSWEDGHLMLYPVRFSAAASSQR